Proteins from one Podospora pseudocomata strain CBS 415.72m chromosome 4, whole genome shotgun sequence genomic window:
- a CDS encoding hypothetical protein (EggNog:ENOG503PCE4; COG:Q) encodes MKMADGFTGLSCAAAALFAFLTYRFIFWPAWFSPLARIPNAHWSVPFSRLWILRIRFTHRENKTLFAAHRRHGPIVRVGPSELSIDDVDCVRTVYQGGFEKTSWYSVFDNYGAVCMFSARPSAEHSARKRLISHVYSKSYMQSSPAASAQGHAILSERILPILERSAKDTQLPHGIDIYSVFMAATMDFIAGYLFGLRNGTDFLGDKAYREHFLELYRARQGYGYYDQEMPQFTRFCRKIGIPFCPKWVDAANKELGDWCLRLCDQISAFPDTTNIDPRDEPVVWKSLVGGLRKDETTKGKDSLLYPAVSNFRLSVASELFDHVLAGQETAGLALTYLTWRLSQSLELQEKLRTELLGMTPNLRQRPDGTIDMPDPKKLDSLPLLHAVLTETLRLHAPIPGPQPRQTPEAGCRLGLYHVPGGVRVAALAYTLHRDEAVFPDAEKWDYTRWLPGTGTEDVRKLRNRQFWAFGSGGRMCIGSNFAMNEMKLMMAAIYSNYTSHIVDDEGVANQSDGYTSRPANEQLYLRFEKVV; translated from the exons ATGAAGATGGCTGATGGCTTCACAGGGCTGAGTTGCGCCGCAGCCGCCTTGTTTGCTTTTCTGACATATCGTTTCATCTTTTGGCCTGCATGGTTCTCCCCTCTTGCGCGCATTCCCAACGCTCACTGGTCTGTCCCGTTTTCCCGCCTCTGGATCCTGCGGATTCGATTCACCCATCGAGAAAATAAAACACTCTTTGCCGCCCACCGCCGTCACGGTCCCATAGTCCGAGTTGGACCCAGTGAACTGAGCATCGATGACGTGGACTGTGTCCGCACTGTTTACCAGGGTGGATTTGAGAAGACTTCGTGGTATTCTGTTTTTGACAACTATGG CGCTGTCTGCATGTTTTCGGCAAGACCTTCTGCCGAGCACTCGGCACGGAAGCGGTTGATATCCCATGTCTACTCCAAGTCATACATGCAGTCGAGTCCGGCGGCTTCAGCCCAAGGGCACGCCATTCTTTCCGAGAGGATTCTGCCGATTCTTGAACGGTCCGCCAAAGATACCCAGCTTCCCCATGGCATCGATATCTATTCGGTGTTTATGGCggcaacgatggattttaTCGCCGGCTACCTCTTTGGGCTGAGGAATGGAACCGACTTTCTAGGCGACAAGGCCTACAGAGAGCACTTTCTCGAGCTGTACAGGGCCCGCCAGGGTTATGGATATTACGATCAAGAGATGCCACAGTTCACCAGATTCTGCCGCAAGATTGGCATTCCCTTTTGCCCCAAGTGGGTGGATGCAGCCAATAAGGAGCTTGGCGACTGGTGTCTACGGCTCTGTGATCAGATATCCGCCTTTCCCGACACAACTAACATTGACCCAAGGGATGAGCCTGTAGTATGGAAAAGTCTAGTTGGTGGGCTTCGGAAAGATGAAACTACGAAGGGCAAGGACTCGCTCCTGTATCCGGCTGTGTCCAACTTCCGGCTGTCAGTTGCATCAGAGCTTTTCGACCACGTGCTGGCAGGCCAGGAAACGGCTGGCTTGGCCCTTACATATCTAACCTGGAGGCTATCACAGTCATTGGAACTGCAAGAGAAGCTGAGAACTGAACTTCTGGGCATGACACCAAACCTGCGACAGCGCCCAGATGGAACGATTGATATGCCGGATCCCAAAAAGCTGGACAGTCTCCCTCTACTTCACGCCGTATTGACAGAAACACTACGCCTTCACGCGCCAATCCCTGGGCCACAGCCACGTCAAACTCCTGAGGCGGGCTGTCGTCTAGGCTTGTACCATGTGCCGGGTGGCGTGAGGGTGGCAGCTTTGGCCTATACTCTCCATCGTGACGAGGCAGTCTTTCCAGATGCTGAGAAATGGGACTACACTCGGTGGCTGCCGGGGACGGGAACAGAAGACGTAAGGAAACTGCGGAACAGGCAATTCTGGGCTTTCGGTTCAGGCGGTAGGATGTGTATTGGGTCCAACTTTGCAATGAATG AGATGAAACTCATGATGGCGGCCATCTACTCCAACTACACTAGCCACattgtggatgatgagggtgtaGCGAATCAGTCAGATGGGTACACCTCACGTCCTGCAAACGAGCAGCTGTATCTCCGGTTCGAGAAGGTTGTATGA
- a CDS encoding hypothetical protein (EggNog:ENOG503P0DF; COG:S) produces the protein MGSSVPRSFIDLPLEIQFLVFANFDCARDLRALALTCKKLHSAVNNDGWRRFVERSFPSLSIPIPNGNRHTWEQLAESLTWQSRCWDRRALQFQVLLHSPHGDEVRRHRGNARGRGLFHSVVDAHFDPATHEELVVWGAGEDIVGRYRERQGPDKPSKCSWHSVNGKELGFRAAYDDVNSVKIVNHHTGRAVVTGRHNGTLSLISAEPDRFGQLISEFKFGPPETSETNNGSEPENLSSLDVLQHGSNTRIAAATRNGLAVFDLPADATTELELSATFDLKTEIFSLNTSRLSRAKWMEQGETVALALSGSPDPLRYLSLTPTGITHHTAAKNASIAAQFELKDNGNICPNSLEPVCRTGGCRTSLLLSAWRDGTIRLQDLRTPSPFDAVYQDNVDPWVDAEALMTYGTERFVAGGGDGLTVKIFDFRWERPYHHTSGLPCLNSSPFPGPSQAFLKNPTKSNLGNERCKQGRACQYHELSKHIYYRPNAKFYLSRSLINSSASIWSLARGSDISPNFYIGISGGVIEANLEPCPNNYPPDRPTTDPNFGFPDWRGRAADGSGYMSRQVSPALMEIGDGYAYKQNDRPILLPRLQDCGGPPSWSGPILKLSKYHRLDMNYQTRGDFVWG, from the exons ATGGGGTCCTCGGTGCCCAGAAGCTTCATCGACCTTCCGCTGGAAATCCAGTTCCTGGTTTTCGCCAACTTTGACTGTGCACGCGACCTTCGAGCGCTTGCCTTGACTTGCAAGAAGCTGCATAGCGCTGTCAACAACGATGGATGGCGACGTTTCGTGGAACGCAGTTTTCCCTCTCTGTCTATTCCCATTCCAAACGGAAATCGCCACACCTGGGAACAACTTGCCGAATCACTCACCTGGCAAAGTCGATGCTGGGACCGGCGAGCTCTGCAATTCCAAGTTCTACTACACTCACCACACGGCGATGAGGTGAGACGGCACCGAGGGAATGCGAGGGGGAGAGGTCTATTCCActctgttgttgatgctCATTTCGACCCAGCCACCCATGAAGAGCTCGTTGTATGGGGTGCCGGAGAAGACATCGTTGGCCGGTATAGGGAGCGCCAGGGACCGGACAAGCCATCCAAGTGTTCGTGGCACAGCGTTAATGGCAAGGAACTGGGCTTCAGAGCGGCTTACGATGATGTCAACTCGGTAAAGAtcgtcaaccaccacaccggACGAGCTGTTGTCACTGGAAGGCACAATGGAACACTGTCGCTCATATCAGCGGAACCGGATCGCTTTGGCCAGCTCATCTCGGAGTTCAAGTTCGGTCCTCCAGAAACATCTGAAACAAACAACGGCTCAGAACCGGAAAATCTCAGTTCGTTGGATGTTCTCCAACACGGCTCCAACACAAGAATAGCGGCTGCCACGAGGAATGGCCTGGCCGTATTCGACCTTCCTGCGGACGCCACAACCGAACTAGAGCTATCTGCTACATTTGATCTCAAAACAGAGATATTCTCTCTGAACACCTCGAGACTCAGTCGTGCCAAATGGATGGAACAGGGCGAAACCGTTGCATTGGCTTTGAGTGGCTCTCCCGATCCTCTCCGTTACCTCTCCCTGACACCAACGGGCATCACTCATCACACAGCTGCCAAGAATGCATCAATTGCGGCTCAGTTTGAGCTCAAGGACAATGGAAATATCTGTCCCAATTCTCTAGAACCTGTTTGTCGGACTGGAGGCTGCAGAACCAGTCTACTTCTCAGCGCGTGGCGAGATGGGACTATCAG GTTACAAGACTTACgcacaccatcaccgttTGACGCTGTCTATCAAGACAATGTTGATCCATGGGTTGATGCTGAGGCCCTCATGACATACGGCACAGAGCGCTTCGTTGCCGGAGGCGGGGATGGCCTCACCGTCAAGATATTCGACTTTCGCTGGGAACGACCCTACCATCACACCTCAGGTCTTCCGTGTCTGAACTCATCGCCATTCCCAGGACCCTCGCAAGCGTTCTTGAAAAATCCTACAAAGTCAAATCTCGGCAATGAAAGGTGCAAGCAAGGACGAGCGTGCCAGTACCACGAGCTCTCAAAACACATCTACTATAGACCGAACGCCAAGTTTTACCTTTCCAGGTcgctgatcaacagcagcgcCAGCATCTGGTCGCTTGCCCGAGGGTCAGACATCTCGCCCAACTTTTACATTGGCATTTCGGGCGGAGTTATCGAAGCCAATCTGGAGCCGTGTCCAAACAACTACCCACCGGACCGGCCCACTACCGACCCTAATTTTGGATTCCCAGACTGGAGAGGACGTGCGGCAGATGGCAGCGGGTACATGAGCAGACAGGTCTCGCCGGCTCTTATGGAGATTGGGGACGGTTATGCATACAAGCAGAACGACAGACCGATACTGCTTCCCAGGCTGCAGGACTGTGGTGGTCCTCCGAGCTGGTCTGGCCCGATACTAAAGCTCTCCAAGTATCACCGACTCGATATGAACTATCAGACAAGGGGGGACTTTGTGTGGGGTTGA
- the FBP1 gene encoding Fructose-1,6-bisphosphatase (EggNog:ENOG503NUA1; COG:G; BUSCO:EOG092632WW) — protein sequence MVSAYTSNGSEGETEKINTNIVTLTRFLTEEQVKHKEATGDFTLLCHALQFSFKSIAYYIRRATLVNLTGLAGSSNTTGDDQKKLDVISNDLFIEAMRSSGKCALLVSEEEEEVIYFKDAKDARYAVACDPIDGSSNLDAGVSVGTIFAIHKLAEGSTGTKEDILKPGTELVAAGFTMYGASAQLVITMKGGSVNGFTLDNGVGEFILTHPDMRLPKKRSIYSVNEGNSLYWEDNVKEYFNSLKEAKEEGGKPYSARYIGSMVADAYRTLLYGGVFAYPADKKSPKGKLRILYECAPMAMVFENAGGQAVDSQMRRLMEVVPEHIHDKSGIFMGSWDEIEKVKSFHK from the exons ATGGTTTCAGCATACACCAGCAACGGCTCCGAGGGCGAGACGGAGaagatcaacaccaacattgTGACGCTCACCCGGTTCTTGACTGAAGAGCAAGTCAAGCACAAGGAGGCCACCGGTGACTTTAC GCTCCTCTGCCACGCCCTCCAATTCTCCTTCAAGTCCATTGCCTACTACATCCGCCGCGCCAccctcgtcaacctcaccggcctcgccgGCAGCTCCAACACGACAGGCGACGACCAAAAAAAGCTCGACGTCATCTCCAACGACCTCTTCATCGAGGCTATGCGCTCGTCGGGTAAATGCGCCTTGCTGGTgtcggaagaagaggaggaagtaatCTACTTTAAAGACGCCAAAGACGCGCGCTACGCCGTAGCCTGCGATCCAATCGACggctcctccaacctcgacgcTGGTGTTTCCGTCGGGACAATCTTTGCGATTCACAAGCTGGCTGAGGGGTCGACGGGAACAAAAGAAGACATCCTCAAGCCCGGGACGGAGCTTGTCGCGGCGGGGTTCACCATGTACGGTGCGTCCGCCCAGCTGGTGATTAcgatgaagggggggagcGTGAACGGGTTTACGCTGGATAACGGGGTGGGGGAGTTCATCCTGACGCATCCGGACATGAGGctgccgaagaagaggagtaTTTACAGTGTGAATGAGGGGAATAGTTTGTATTGGGAGGATAATGTGAAGGAGTATTTTAATAGTCTGaaggaggcgaaggaggagggggggaagccGTATAGTGCCAGGTATATCGGGAGCATGGTGGCGGATGCGTACAGGACGTTGCTTTATGGGGGGGTGTTTGCCTACCCGGCGGACAAGAAGAGTCCGAAGGGGAAGTTGAGGATTTTGTATGAGTGTGCGCCGATGGCGATGGTTTTTGAGAACG CTGGTGGCCAGGCGGTTGACAGCCAGATGAGGAGattgatggaggtggtgccgGAGCATATTCACGACAAGAGTGGAATTTTCATGGGCAGCTGggatgagattgagaaggTCAAGTCCTTCCACAAGTGA